The Acidobacteriaceae bacterium nucleotide sequence ATTAGTGCTTCTCCTCGCCACCGTCTTTGTGCTGCCCACCTTCACCACCACCCGGCCGGCCAAAGCCGCCCGCAGGCATCGATGCGAAGTACACCTTCAGCTCTTCCAGATCGGCAAAGCCATCGCTGTTCGTGTCGATCTTCTCAAACTGCGCCTGCATCCGCTCCGGCATCTCTGCCTTACTCAGCTTGCCATCCTGGTTCGTGTCCCACTCTTCCAGCATGTGCTTGGCACGCTCTTCGGAGGTCATCTGCCGCGGCTTCATCTCGTCGGGAGTGATCTCGCCATCGCCGTTCTTGTCCAGTGCCAGCAACGCCTTCGGCGCGGCAGCAATCTCGTCGGCTTCGATTACGCCATCGTGATTCGCATCCAGCGTGTTCAGCAGCGGGTCCATGCGGAACATGCCCTCCGCCTTGCCTGGCTCAGACTGGCGTCCGGTCGGCATACCCTGCTTGCGGGCCATCGCGCGAATCTCATCCGGCGTCAGCTTGCCGTCCTTGTTCGTGTCCGCGCGCTCAAACAGGCTCTGCATACGCGCCGGCAGCTCATCCGGAGTCAACACACCGTCGCCGTTCTTATCGAACGCCATCAACTGCTTCACCAGGTCCTCGGCAGACGCCCCGGCGTTCTCCGGGCGAGAGCTCAACTCATCGCTCGTAATCTGTCCATCGCCGTTCGTATCCAGCGTCAGCAGGCTCTTGCTCGAAGCCGCAATCTCAGTGGCAGAAAGCTTGCCGTCACCATCGGTATCCATGGCCTTCAGCACCAGTCGCGGCCGATTCCCCGGGCCTTGTGCCGCCGCAAACTGCGCCGCTCCCATAACGGCCATCGCCGCCAGCAAACCTACTGTTCCCGCACGCTTCACTTCGTTCTCCTGCCCCGACTTTCATATCGGACTACTTTTGTCCTAGTTATATCTTCAATCAGGCATTCAGGGCAACGCTTTTGTTCGCATAAGATCATCGGCATGGCTGCCCGTATGGAAAAAATCGACGCCTACATCGCCAAAGCCCAGCCCTTCGCGCAACCCATCCTCACCTACCTCCGCGAAGCCGTTCACAAAGCTGTGCCTGACGTCGAAGAAGCCATCAAGTGGTCCATGCCCTTCTTCGTCTACAAGGGCATCATCCTCGCGAACATGGCTGGCTTCAAACACCACGTCAACTTCGGCCTCTGGGACGGCATGGCTCCCACCGCTCCCGGCGCCGACGGCTCCATCCGCAGCTTTGACAAGCTCACCAGCCTCAAAGACCTGCCCTCAGCCCGCGATCTCAAGCAGACGCTCGTTAGCGCCGCGCATCGCATCGACAC carries:
- a CDS encoding EF-hand domain-containing protein, producing the protein MKRAGTVGLLAAMAVMGAAQFAAAQGPGNRPRLVLKAMDTDGDGKLSATEIAASSKSLLTLDTNGDGQITSDELSSRPENAGASAEDLVKQLMAFDKNGDGVLTPDELPARMQSLFERADTNKDGKLTPDEIRAMARKQGMPTGRQSEPGKAEGMFRMDPLLNTLDANHDGVIEADEIAAAPKALLALDKNGDGEITPDEMKPRQMTSEERAKHMLEEWDTNQDGKLSKAEMPERMQAQFEKIDTNSDGFADLEELKVYFASMPAGGFGRPGGGEGGQHKDGGEEKH
- a CDS encoding YdeI/OmpD-associated family protein codes for the protein MAARMEKIDAYIAKAQPFAQPILTYLREAVHKAVPDVEEAIKWSMPFFVYKGIILANMAGFKHHVNFGLWDGMAPTAPGADGSIRSFDKLTSLKDLPSARDLKQTLVSAAHRIDTGERTKSIVRHEKAGTRRPEVELPAALSAALKKNKEAAVNFKAFSPSCRREYCEWITDAKREETRDKRLQQAIEWIAEGKHRNWKYETAGKK